The Thermosynechococcus sp. CL-1 genomic interval CCTCCATGGCCTCAACACCCCTGAGCATCTCGCATGGCTGAGCACTGAGGGGATGGCAATGCTGCGGCAGTTGCAAGCAAAGGGGGTAATTGGTGCTTTAGGCTTTTCCAGTCATGGATCGTTGTCTGTGATTTCGCGGGCGATCGCCAGCAATCAATTTGATTTTGTCAATCTGCATTACACCTACTTTCAGCAACGCAATGCCCCAGCGATCGCCGCTGCCGCTGAGCGGGATATGGGGATTTTTATCATTTCGCCAGCCGATAAAGGGGGACAACTCTACCGGCCTTCCCAACGGCTCCAAGATCTCTGTGCGCCCTTTCACCCTCTCCATTGGAGCTATCGCTGGTTGCTGAGTCAGCCTGCCATCACCACCTTGAGTATTGGACCTGCCACCGTTGCCGAGTTGGCCTTTCCCTTGGCCGTGGCTGATCAGGTGGCACCCCTGAGCGCTGAAGAGCAAGCGGTGGGCGATCGCCTGCAAGCAGTGATGCAGGAAACCTTGGGCACCGATTTGTGTCAACAATGTTATGCTTGTTTGCCCTGCCCTGAGGAAATTCACATCCCCGAAGTGCTGCGGCTTCACAACTTAGCCGTCGCCTACGACATGACAGAATTTAGCAAGTATCGCTATGGGATGTTTGGTCGTGCCGGGCATTGGTTTCCCGGTCAACCCGCCAACCGCTGTACTGAATGTGGCGATTGTTTGCCCCGCTGTCCCAGTGGCTTGGAGATTCCTCGGCTATTGCGCGAAACCCATGAGCAGTTGCAGGGCACCTCGCGATCGCGCCTTTGGCAGGGGATTTGATGAATAAGGGAAAATCAAAAACAATGTCGATCAACCAGATTTTGAAGAACAATTGAGAGTTGAGGACGAGGTAGTCACAAGGGCTGAGCCGATTGAGAATGGACTTGACAAGAGTTGCAAAAATGCCGTAACTTATTTTTTCTTGTTTTGAGGGAAGAATACGACATTTCTTCCCTTTTTCCTAGCCTCTTAAACTATCTTTCAACACTTCTGGTTTTCAGGATATTGGGGTACGTTAGGGTTTGTGAGTTGGCTGAGTCAGTACTGTTTGCCCGCGTTAGAGAAACGTTCGTTGTTGATGATGGATAATGCACCGATTCATCCGAAAGGGGCGATTCAGGCAGTGGTGAAAGCGGCGGGTCACGAGGTGTTATTTTTACCGAAATACTCTCCTGATTTGAATGTGATTGAGCACGACTTTAGTGCGCTGAAACGAGCGCGGATGTATGCAGGGTCAAACAGTTCGATTGATGAGGTGATTCGCAAGTATTGTGCTGGATAATGTCTCATTCTTTATTAGAATAGCTATAAAATTGATCTAGAAGATTGCGATCGTCCTTCGGGGCGATCGAGGATTGAAACGACACTGACAGCATCAAAGCGATCGTCCCCGGGACGATATGACAGGATTTCTAAACCAATTGGCTCCCCAGTCACCCCATCCTTGAACAAAATCACCCCATCTCCAAGTTCTGTCGCAACCTGGTTTCTTCGTGGAACTTGCCAGAATACACTTAACAGCTCTGTTTCTGGCTCATAAAATACTCTTATTTGAGCCACACTGTCTCCCCTTCTTTAATGGCGTCAGTTTGATAAGCAGTGATTAAAAAACCATCTCCATTTAAGCATCGTGCCACTGCAACAACCCAACGTTTTTCTCGCTGTACCCGATAAAACAATAATACTCCTGAATCTCGGCTACTGCGACGAACCTCATCTGGTGTAGAAAGAGCTAACCGCACACAATCTTCCAACTCTTCAATATCAGGGTGCTTGATGAGCAGCCGTTGCCAATACTCCTCAATTGAAAAGGGGGCAAAAATATGGAGAGTAGGGAACTCGAATCCCTGACCTTCGCGGTGCGATCGCGACGCTCTACCAACTGAGCTAACTCCCCAGTTCTTTCTTTAATATACGGTAAACGAGGACACGATGGTCTTAAATTGGTCTTCTACCTTTGGCCAGCGCTCCTCGGGAGCTGACACACTCAAGGTATAGACCTTTCCTCGGCTCACAGCAATACTCGATAAATTGTGTCGCTGCTGAGCATTGTCCCCATCCCCCGGCAGAGTGACGGCATACTCCAGAATGTAGTAGGTCTTATCATCTGCCTTTTGGGAGCTAGCGGAAATCAGGGCAGAACTGCGCCCGCTTTCAGTTGGGGCAATGATATTGCGCAGCAGGCGATCGCCCACCTCCTCTGGTGACCCCAATTCCTCAAGAGACTTTGTGCTGGAAACCGTATTCACGACCACACTGACGTTTTCTGTCGTCTCGATAATGTCGTGAAAGACCACATCCACGGGGTCATCCACCTGTACTTGTACCCAACCGCGGGGGTAGAGAAACTCATAGCCATCGTAGCTATCCACATAGGCCTGTAGCCCACTGGTGGCCGAACACCCTCCCAGCAGCACCACAAGAATCGCCAACGCTGTGGCAAAAAACCGTTGAATCATACCGTCCTTTTGCGCTGTTCTTCCCTATTGTGACACCGAAGCTGGCGTAGCGGGGCGGCGCAATTCCTCTGGATGTGAGGGGGGAATGCCCTCAATCGTAATCAGTGACTCCGTTACCGCTCGCACAATGGGAATCGCCACCGTTGAGCCATAGGCATCATCCCCCTTGGGTTCATCCACTACCGCCAAAATCACATACTGCGGCTGATCAAGGGGAAAAATAGCCGCAAAGCTCGTGATGCGCAGATTGCTGTAGGTACCGCCAATTGCTTTTTGTGCTGTGCCGGTTTTACCCCCCAAGCGGTAGCCGGGAATATGGGCGGGTTTCCCTGTACCGAAGCGCACAACTTCTCCCAGCATTTTGACCACTGCTTGACTGGTGCGCTGCGAGAAGACCCGTCGAGGGGGGCGTTGCTCAAGGCGTTTTTGCAGTTGGCCATTTTCATCGTAGAGGCCATCAATGACATGGGGAGTGACCATCTCTCCCCCGTTGGCGATCGCCCCCAATAGTTGAGCCAAATGCAGCGGGGTCAGGGAAAAGCCTTGGCCAAAGGCCGTTGTTGCCGGTTCAATGGGGTAGTTAATAAATTGCTCCGGGGGCTTTAATTGAGCGGCGGTTTCAAAGGGGAGATCACTGCCCACCTTCTCGGTCAGCCCCAAGCGATGCAGATAGCGATAGTAGTGGCGGGCGGGAA includes:
- a CDS encoding aldo/keto reductase, which gives rise to MRYRRFGRTGLNLSVFSLGTMRALGSPEVMQAVIEGAIAHGINHIETAAAYGASEAYIGRALKALGQPTVFITTKLLPQGDADHVQRQIAQSLERLQVSRLDGVALHGLNTPEHLAWLSTEGMAMLRQLQAKGVIGALGFSSHGSLSVISRAIASNQFDFVNLHYTYFQQRNAPAIAAAAERDMGIFIISPADKGGQLYRPSQRLQDLCAPFHPLHWSYRWLLSQPAITTLSIGPATVAELAFPLAVADQVAPLSAEEQAVGDRLQAVMQETLGTDLCQQCYACLPCPEEIHIPEVLRLHNLAVAYDMTEFSKYRYGMFGRAGHWFPGQPANRCTECGDCLPRCPSGLEIPRLLRETHEQLQGTSRSRLWQGI
- the psbP gene encoding photosystem II reaction center PsbP, with product MIQRFFATALAILVVLLGGCSATSGLQAYVDSYDGYEFLYPRGWVQVQVDDPVDVVFHDIIETTENVSVVVNTVSSTKSLEELGSPEEVGDRLLRNIIAPTESGRSSALISASSQKADDKTYYILEYAVTLPGDGDNAQQRHNLSSIAVSRGKVYTLSVSAPEERWPKVEDQFKTIVSSFTVY